From Bacillus pumilus, one genomic window encodes:
- the ridA gene encoding 2-iminobutanoate/2-iminopropanoate deaminase has protein sequence MTKVVQTKHAPAAIGPYSQGIIVNNMFYSSGQIPLTPAGDFVNGDIKEQTHQVFRNLKAVLEAAGASFETVVKATVFIKDMEQFAEVNEVYGEYFHTHKPARSCVEVARLPKDALVEIEVIALVK, from the coding sequence ATGACAAAAGTTGTTCAAACCAAACATGCACCAGCAGCCATTGGACCTTACTCTCAAGGGATTATTGTCAATAACATGTTTTACAGCTCAGGGCAGATTCCATTAACGCCAGCTGGAGACTTTGTAAATGGAGATATTAAAGAACAAACACATCAAGTGTTCCGTAATCTTAAGGCCGTACTTGAAGCAGCAGGTGCTTCCTTTGAGACAGTCGTGAAAGCAACAGTTTTTATCAAAGATATGGAACAATTCGCAGAAGTAAATGAAGTGTACGGTGAGTATTTCCATACACATAAGCCAGCTCGTTCATGTGTGGAAGTAGCAAGACTTCCTAAGGATGCACTCGTAGAAATTGAAGTGATTGCATTAGTAAAGTAA
- the spoVG gene encoding septation regulator SpoVG → MEVTDVRLRRVNTDGRMRAIASITLDHEFVVHDIRVIDGNNGLFVAMPSKRTPDGEFRDIAHPINSGTRGKIQDAVLNEYHRLGEEEETIEYEEAGAS, encoded by the coding sequence GTGGAAGTTACTGACGTAAGATTACGCCGCGTGAATACCGATGGTCGCATGAGGGCGATTGCATCCATCACGCTGGACCACGAATTTGTTGTTCATGATATTCGTGTGATTGATGGAAACAATGGGTTGTTTGTGGCAATGCCTAGCAAACGCACGCCTGATGGAGAGTTTCGCGATATTGCACACCCAATTAATTCAGGTACTCGGGGTAAAATCCAAGATGCTGTATTAAATGAATATCATCGCTTAGGCGAAGAGGAAGAAACAATTGAATATGAAGAAGCTGGAGCTTCTTAA
- the ispE gene encoding 4-(cytidine 5'-diphospho)-2-C-methyl-D-erythritol kinase encodes MRILEKAPAKINLSLDVHGKRPDGYHEVEMVMTTIDLADRLELTELDKDEIRVSSHNRFVPDDQRNLAYQAAKLLKTRFGIQKGVSIVITKAIPVAAGLAGGSSDAAAALRGLNRLWKLNLTLDELADLGAEIGSDVSFCVHGGTALATGRGEKLKHIATPPHCWVILAKPVIGVSTAEVYRQYDASKVEHPNVKRMIEAIEAKDYKEMCGSLGNVLESVTLKMYPEVDMIKRQMKRFGADAVLMSGSGPTVFGLIQYESKVQRIYNGLRGFCDQVYAVRMIGEQNALD; translated from the coding sequence TTGCGTATTTTAGAAAAAGCACCGGCAAAAATTAATCTCTCACTTGATGTTCATGGAAAAAGACCGGATGGATATCACGAAGTGGAGATGGTGATGACAACAATAGACCTTGCAGATCGACTAGAGCTGACGGAGCTGGACAAGGATGAAATCCGTGTATCATCTCATAATCGATTCGTGCCAGATGATCAGCGTAATTTGGCTTATCAGGCGGCTAAATTACTCAAAACAAGGTTCGGTATTCAAAAAGGTGTATCAATTGTCATCACAAAAGCAATTCCAGTCGCAGCAGGTTTAGCTGGGGGCAGCAGTGATGCGGCAGCAGCTCTTCGCGGCTTAAATCGTTTGTGGAAATTAAACCTCACGTTAGATGAACTAGCTGATCTTGGAGCGGAGATCGGCTCAGATGTGTCTTTTTGTGTACACGGAGGCACAGCACTAGCGACAGGACGTGGAGAAAAGCTGAAGCATATTGCGACACCGCCGCATTGCTGGGTGATTTTAGCGAAGCCGGTGATTGGGGTATCTACAGCTGAAGTCTATAGACAATATGACGCAAGCAAAGTAGAACACCCAAATGTAAAGCGTATGATTGAAGCGATTGAAGCGAAAGATTATAAAGAGATGTGCGGCTCACTCGGCAACGTTCTAGAGTCTGTGACATTAAAGATGTACCCAGAAGTAGATATGATCAAAAGACAGATGAAGCGTTTCGGTGCTGACGCTGTTTTAATGAGTGGAAGCGGCCCTACAGTATTTGGCTTGATTCAATATGAATCGAAGGTACAAAGAATATATAACGGACTGAGAGGATTTTGTGATCAAGTATACGCTGTCCGCATGATCGGCGAACAAAATGCCCTTGATTAA
- a CDS encoding ribose-phosphate diphosphokinase: MSNRYADANLKIFSLNSNPELAKEIADRIGVDVGKSSVKRFSDGEVQINIEESIRGCDCYVIQSTSAPVNEHIMELLIMVDALKRASAKTVNIVIPYYGYARQDRKAKPREPITAKLFANLLETAGATRVIALDLHAPQIQGFFDIPIDNLMAVPILTNYFEQKNLNDIVVVSPDHGGVTRARKMADRLKAPIAIIDKRRPKPNVAEVMNIIGNIEGKTAILIDDIIDTAGTITLAANALVENGAAEVYACCTHPVLSGPAVERITNSKIKELVVTNSIHLTDDKKVEKFIPLSVGPLLAEAIIRVHEEESVSYLFS, translated from the coding sequence ATGTCTAATCGTTATGCTGATGCGAATTTAAAGATATTCTCTTTGAATTCAAACCCTGAACTTGCTAAAGAAATTGCCGATCGTATCGGAGTTGATGTAGGAAAGAGCTCTGTTAAACGCTTTAGTGACGGTGAAGTCCAAATCAATATTGAAGAAAGTATTCGCGGCTGTGATTGTTATGTCATTCAATCAACTAGTGCGCCAGTCAATGAGCACATTATGGAACTGCTCATTATGGTGGATGCACTAAAACGCGCTTCTGCGAAAACGGTCAATATTGTGATCCCTTATTACGGATATGCACGTCAAGATCGTAAGGCAAAACCTCGTGAGCCAATCACTGCGAAGCTTTTTGCGAACTTGCTTGAAACAGCAGGTGCTACTCGTGTCATTGCACTTGATCTTCATGCGCCGCAGATCCAAGGTTTCTTTGATATTCCAATCGATAACTTAATGGCTGTGCCAATCTTAACAAACTATTTCGAACAGAAAAATTTGAATGATATCGTCGTTGTGTCTCCAGACCACGGTGGTGTGACACGTGCGCGTAAAATGGCAGACCGCCTGAAAGCGCCAATCGCTATTATCGACAAACGTCGTCCGAAGCCAAATGTTGCTGAAGTGATGAACATCATTGGTAACATTGAAGGCAAAACGGCGATTCTCATCGATGATATCATTGATACGGCTGGTACCATTACACTTGCTGCAAATGCACTTGTGGAAAATGGAGCGGCTGAAGTATATGCTTGCTGTACTCACCCAGTATTGTCTGGACCAGCAGTAGAACGTATCACAAATTCTAAAATAAAAGAATTGGTTGTGACAAACAGTATTCACTTAACAGATGACAAGAAAGTTGAAAAATTCATTCCGCTTTCAGTTGGGCCTTTGCTAGCAGAAGCCATCATCCGTGTACATGAAGAAGAATCTGTGAGCTACCTTTTTAGCTAA
- the rsmA gene encoding 16S rRNA (adenine(1518)-N(6)/adenine(1519)-N(6))-dimethyltransferase RsmA — MNKDIATPIRTKEILKKYGFSFKKSLGQNFLIDTNILDRIVDHAEVTDETGVIEIGPGIGALTEQLAKRAKKVTAFEIDQRLLPILNDTLSPYDNVTIIHQDVLKADVRKVIEENFADCKEVMVVANLPYYVTTPIIMKLLEENLPLKGIVVMLQKEVADRMAAVPSSKEYNSLSIAVQYYTEAKTVMVVPKTVFVPQPNVDSAVIKLTVRETPAVSVENDVFFFQLIRASFGQRRKTLMNNLMNNLPDGKKHKAIIEEALQTADIDGKRRGESLSIEEFARLSNVLQKALS, encoded by the coding sequence ATGAATAAAGATATTGCGACACCCATCAGAACGAAGGAAATACTGAAGAAATACGGTTTCTCTTTTAAAAAGAGCTTAGGGCAGAACTTTTTAATTGATACAAATATACTCGATCGTATTGTCGATCACGCAGAGGTGACGGATGAGACCGGCGTGATTGAGATTGGGCCTGGTATCGGTGCATTGACCGAGCAGCTCGCTAAGCGTGCAAAGAAAGTCACTGCTTTTGAAATCGATCAGCGTTTATTGCCCATTTTAAACGATACGCTTTCTCCATATGATAATGTCACGATCATTCATCAAGACGTATTAAAGGCAGATGTGAGGAAGGTCATTGAGGAAAATTTTGCTGACTGTAAAGAAGTGATGGTTGTCGCCAACCTTCCATATTACGTGACGACACCGATTATTATGAAACTGCTTGAAGAAAACCTTCCATTGAAAGGGATTGTGGTCATGCTGCAAAAAGAAGTAGCAGATCGTATGGCAGCAGTCCCTTCATCAAAGGAATACAATTCGCTGTCTATCGCAGTTCAATACTATACGGAAGCGAAAACAGTAATGGTTGTGCCTAAAACTGTTTTTGTTCCACAGCCTAATGTGGATTCGGCTGTGATTAAACTAACCGTTCGTGAAACGCCTGCTGTCTCAGTAGAAAATGATGTTTTTTTCTTTCAATTGATCCGTGCGAGCTTTGGTCAGCGCCGAAAAACATTGATGAATAATCTCATGAACAATTTACCTGATGGAAAAAAACATAAAGCCATCATCGAAGAAGCACTTCAAACAGCAGACATTGATGGAAAGCGCCGCGGCGAGTCATTATCCATTGAGGAATTTGCCCGTTTGTCGAACGTTTTACAAAAAGCCCTGTCTTAA
- the pth gene encoding aminoacyl-tRNA hydrolase, with product MIAFVGLGNPGKEYEKTRHNVGFMTIDELSKKWDIPLNQSKFHGQFGTGFVSGQKVLLVKPLTYMNLSGECVRPLMDYYDIPLEHLKVIYDDLDLPTGRIRLRTKGSAGGHNGIKSLIQHLGSPEFDRFRIGIGRPQNGMKVVDYVLGRFSEEEQPDIASAIQASVEACEAALTKPFLEVMNDFNKKV from the coding sequence ATGATTGCATTCGTTGGATTAGGTAATCCAGGAAAAGAATATGAAAAAACAAGACATAATGTCGGGTTTATGACAATAGATGAATTATCGAAAAAATGGGACATCCCCTTAAATCAATCAAAATTCCATGGACAATTTGGAACAGGGTTTGTTTCAGGGCAAAAGGTTCTACTTGTAAAGCCGCTTACATATATGAACTTATCAGGAGAATGCGTGCGTCCGCTAATGGATTACTATGATATTCCACTTGAACATTTGAAAGTCATCTATGATGATCTTGATTTGCCAACTGGGCGGATTCGTTTGCGTACAAAAGGAAGTGCAGGCGGGCATAATGGAATCAAATCGTTGATTCAGCATTTAGGGTCACCTGAGTTTGACCGATTCCGTATCGGCATTGGACGTCCTCAAAATGGCATGAAGGTCGTCGATTACGTGCTAGGACGCTTTTCTGAAGAGGAGCAGCCTGACATTGCATCAGCCATTCAGGCGTCTGTCGAAGCTTGCGAGGCGGCTTTAACAAAGCCATTTTTAGAAGTGATGAATGATTTTAACAAGAAGGTATAA
- a CDS encoding anti-sigma-F factor Fin family protein encodes MALHYYCRHCGVKVGSLDESAVQSEALGFHHLTNEERNDMISYRENGDLHVQTICEDCQEALERNPDYHQYHTFIQ; translated from the coding sequence ATGGCTTTGCATTATTACTGCCGGCATTGTGGTGTAAAGGTTGGCAGTCTAGATGAATCCGCTGTTCAAAGTGAAGCACTTGGATTTCATCACTTAACAAATGAGGAAAGAAACGATATGATTTCTTATAGGGAAAATGGTGATCTACATGTACAAACCATTTGTGAGGATTGCCAAGAGGCGCTCGAAAGAAATCCTGATTACCATCAGTATCATACCTTTATTCAATAA
- a CDS encoding 50S ribosomal protein L25/general stress protein Ctc encodes MATLKANKRTDFKRSTLQKIRHSGHVPGVIYGKNTDNLAVSLDSIDLLKTLRDEGKNTIITLDVNGETKSVMVTELQTDPLKNELVHADFQVVDLQREIEADVPVQLIGESKGVKDGGVLQQPLFELSITAKPKDIPQHIEADITNLEVNDVLTVADLSVQSSYQVNNDPEEVVASILPPQQSEVPEPDSEDEPKEPEAIKEKDNDGE; translated from the coding sequence ATGGCAACTTTAAAAGCAAATAAAAGAACTGATTTCAAACGTTCCACACTGCAAAAAATCCGTCATTCAGGACACGTTCCTGGTGTCATATACGGAAAAAATACAGACAACCTGGCTGTTTCACTAGACAGCATCGATTTATTAAAGACCTTACGTGATGAAGGAAAGAATACAATCATCACATTAGACGTGAACGGTGAAACAAAATCCGTGATGGTCACAGAATTACAAACAGATCCGCTGAAAAATGAGCTTGTCCATGCAGATTTCCAAGTGGTCGACTTACAGCGTGAAATTGAAGCAGATGTACCTGTCCAGCTGATTGGCGAATCTAAAGGGGTAAAAGATGGCGGTGTGCTTCAGCAGCCACTATTTGAACTATCCATTACAGCGAAACCAAAAGATATCCCGCAGCATATTGAAGCAGATATTACAAACTTAGAAGTAAATGATGTCCTAACAGTCGCTGATTTGTCTGTTCAGTCATCATATCAAGTGAATAACGATCCAGAAGAAGTCGTTGCATCCATTTTGCCGCCTCAGCAATCAGAGGTTCCTGAGCCAGATAGCGAAGACGAACCAAAAGAACCTGAGGCCATTAAAGAAAAGGATAACGATGGAGAATAA
- the glmU gene encoding bifunctional UDP-N-acetylglucosamine diphosphorylase/glucosamine-1-phosphate N-acetyltransferase GlmU, which yields MDKRFAVILAAGKGTRMKSKLYKVLHPVCGKPMVEHVADEALKLSLAKLVTIVGHGAENVKEQLGDRSEYALQEEQLGTAHAVKQAKSFLAQEKGTTIVICGDTPLLTAETMEAMLSEHQKHQAKVTILTAHADDPTGYGRIIRDETGAVVKIVEHKDANDAERQVNEINTGTYCFSNEDLFRVIEQVSNENAQGEYYLPDVIEILKNEGQTVAAYQTPHFEETLGVNDRIALSQAEQFMKRRINHQHMKNGVTLIDPENTYISPDAVIGEDTIIYPGTVIKGNVKIGADATIGPNTEIVDSIVGDRTVIKQSVVCDSEVGVDVTIGPFAHIRPLSKIGDEVKIGNFVEIKKTVFGDRSKASHLSYIGDAEVGTDVNLGCGSITVNYDGKNKFLTKIEDGAFIGCNSNLVAPVTVGKGAYVAAGSTVTEDVPQDALSIARARQVNKEDYVKNIHKK from the coding sequence ATGGATAAGCGGTTCGCAGTGATTTTAGCAGCGGGAAAAGGAACGAGAATGAAGTCAAAGCTATACAAAGTACTTCATCCAGTTTGCGGAAAGCCAATGGTCGAGCATGTGGCAGATGAAGCGTTAAAGCTTTCTTTAGCCAAGCTAGTGACGATCGTCGGTCATGGAGCAGAGAACGTCAAAGAGCAGCTTGGAGACAGAAGTGAGTATGCACTTCAAGAAGAACAGCTGGGAACAGCACATGCCGTCAAACAAGCAAAGTCGTTCCTTGCGCAGGAAAAGGGAACAACCATTGTCATTTGTGGTGATACGCCATTATTGACAGCGGAAACAATGGAAGCTATGTTGAGCGAGCATCAAAAACATCAAGCGAAAGTCACTATTTTAACAGCACATGCGGATGACCCGACAGGTTATGGTCGTATTATTCGTGACGAAACCGGTGCTGTCGTGAAAATTGTGGAGCATAAAGATGCGAATGATGCGGAACGTCAAGTGAATGAAATTAATACAGGGACCTATTGTTTTTCAAATGAAGATCTCTTCCGTGTGATTGAGCAAGTATCGAATGAAAATGCACAGGGTGAATACTATTTGCCAGACGTCATTGAAATTTTAAAGAATGAAGGGCAAACGGTTGCAGCATATCAAACACCGCATTTTGAAGAAACACTTGGAGTCAATGATCGTATCGCTCTATCACAAGCAGAGCAATTCATGAAGCGACGTATTAATCATCAGCATATGAAGAATGGTGTGACCTTGATTGATCCTGAGAACACGTATATTTCACCAGATGCTGTCATCGGTGAAGATACAATCATTTATCCTGGGACGGTCATCAAAGGGAATGTGAAAATCGGTGCAGACGCTACTATTGGGCCAAACACTGAAATTGTTGACAGCATCGTCGGAGATCGCACAGTGATTAAGCAATCTGTCGTCTGCGATAGTGAGGTTGGAGTCGATGTGACAATTGGGCCGTTTGCTCATATTCGCCCGTTGTCGAAAATTGGCGATGAAGTGAAGATCGGGAATTTTGTCGAAATCAAGAAAACGGTTTTCGGTGACCGCAGCAAAGCATCTCATCTAAGCTATATTGGAGATGCAGAGGTCGGAACTGATGTAAACCTTGGCTGTGGATCTATTACAGTCAACTATGATGGGAAGAACAAATTCTTAACGAAGATTGAAGATGGCGCTTTTATTGGCTGTAATTCAAATCTCGTGGCACCAGTCACTGTCGGAAAAGGGGCATATGTTGCAGCTGGTTCAACGGTTACAGAAGATGTACCGCAGGATGCATTGTCTATTGCTAGAGCAAGACAAGTCAATAAAGAAGATTATGTGAAAAATATTCATAAAAAATAA
- a CDS encoding small, acid-soluble spore protein, alpha/beta type, protein MGRRRGIMSDEFKYELAKDLGFYDTVKNGGWGEIRARDAGNMVKRAIELAQQHMAQDENQR, encoded by the coding sequence TTGGGTAGACGCCGAGGCATTATGTCAGATGAGTTCAAATACGAGCTGGCGAAGGATCTTGGATTTTATGATACCGTCAAAAATGGAGGCTGGGGAGAGATTCGTGCGCGTGACGCAGGTAATATGGTCAAACGTGCCATTGAATTAGCTCAACAGCACATGGCTCAGGATGAGAATCAACGATAG
- the purR gene encoding pur operon repressor, with protein sequence MKFRRSGRLVDLTNYLLAHPHVLVPLTFFAERYQSAKSSISEDLTIIKQTFEQQGIGTLLTVPGAAGGVKYIPKIHLKEADDVVNDIGEALSTPERVLPGGYLYLTDVLGNPSILAKIGKLFATIFADRAIDVVMTVATKGIPIAYSVAGYLNVPVVIVRKDNKVTEGSTVSINYASGSSNRIQTMSLAKRSLDKGSNVLIIDDFMKAGGTINGMMNLLEEFNANVAGIGVLLEDEGVNERLVDEYVSLLKLSTIDMKQKIIEINEGNFHEFFHSKA encoded by the coding sequence ATGAAGTTTCGTCGAAGCGGCAGATTGGTGGACTTAACAAATTATTTGTTAGCCCACCCGCACGTACTAGTACCGTTAACTTTTTTTGCAGAAAGATATCAATCTGCGAAGTCCTCCATTAGTGAAGACTTAACGATTATCAAACAGACCTTCGAACAGCAGGGAATAGGCACATTGCTTACTGTACCTGGTGCTGCTGGCGGAGTGAAATATATTCCAAAGATTCACCTAAAAGAAGCAGACGACGTAGTAAACGATATCGGAGAGGCTCTATCGACTCCTGAACGTGTACTTCCTGGCGGTTATTTATATTTAACCGATGTTTTAGGTAATCCATCAATTCTTGCGAAAATCGGTAAGCTGTTTGCGACCATCTTTGCAGACCGTGCGATTGATGTCGTCATGACCGTTGCGACAAAGGGTATTCCAATTGCCTATTCTGTTGCGGGTTATTTAAATGTGCCTGTTGTGATCGTTAGAAAAGATAATAAGGTAACCGAAGGATCAACTGTAAGTATTAACTACGCGTCAGGTTCGTCTAACCGAATTCAAACCATGTCACTTGCAAAGCGGAGTTTAGATAAAGGATCCAATGTCCTAATCATTGATGACTTTATGAAAGCGGGCGGAACCATTAACGGCATGATGAATTTGCTTGAGGAATTTAATGCAAATGTTGCAGGGATCGGTGTTCTTTTAGAAGATGAAGGCGTAAATGAACGTCTCGTTGATGAATATGTATCGCTTTTAAAGCTTTCAACCATTGATATGAAGCAGAAGATCATTGAGATCAATGAAGGTAATTTCCACGAGTTTTTTCATTCGAAAGCTTAA
- the yabG gene encoding sporulation peptidase YabG: protein MQFQIGDMVTRASYQMDIMFRIIRIDETDQHEATAILHGNEVRLIADAKVSDLVKIQKEEQLTREKDDERKINESLDLLRQDYQLLREKQEYYTSGQYQHQEQYFHMPGKVLHLDGDASYLKKCLDVYERIGVPVYGVHCHEKKMPSMIDSLIDQYRPDILVITGHDAYSKQKGGVHDIGAYRHSRHFVETVQKARRKIPHLDQLVIFAGACQSHFESLIQAGANFASSPSRVNIHALDPVYIVAKISFTPFVDRINVWDVLRNTLTREKGLGGIETKGVLRVGMPYKRDHEST, encoded by the coding sequence ATGCAATTTCAAATAGGAGATATGGTGACAAGGGCATCCTATCAAATGGATATTATGTTTCGAATCATTCGAATTGATGAGACCGATCAGCACGAAGCCACCGCCATATTGCATGGGAATGAAGTGAGGCTGATTGCAGATGCCAAGGTGTCAGATCTCGTCAAGATTCAAAAAGAGGAACAGCTGACTAGAGAGAAGGATGACGAGCGAAAAATCAATGAATCGCTCGATTTACTAAGACAGGATTATCAGCTGCTGCGGGAAAAACAAGAGTATTATACTTCTGGACAATATCAGCATCAAGAGCAGTATTTTCACATGCCTGGAAAGGTCCTTCATTTAGATGGAGATGCTTCATACTTAAAGAAATGCTTAGATGTATATGAACGAATTGGTGTACCTGTGTATGGTGTACATTGCCATGAGAAGAAAATGCCAAGCATGATTGACTCGTTAATTGATCAATATCGACCTGATATTTTGGTCATCACAGGACATGATGCGTATTCCAAGCAAAAGGGCGGCGTACATGATATCGGTGCCTATCGCCATTCTCGTCATTTCGTTGAAACGGTTCAAAAAGCAAGACGGAAAATTCCTCATTTAGATCAGCTTGTGATCTTTGCAGGTGCCTGTCAATCTCATTTTGAATCATTGATCCAAGCAGGTGCCAATTTTGCGAGCTCGCCTTCACGTGTGAATATCCATGCGCTCGACCCCGTCTATATCGTTGCGAAGATCAGCTTCACTCCATTTGTAGATCGAATCAACGTGTGGGATGTGCTCCGAAATACATTAACAAGAGAAAAAGGCCTCGGAGGCATCGAGACGAAGGGTGTTCTAAGGGTAGGTATGCCATATAAAAGAGACCATGAATCGACATAA
- the veg gene encoding biofilm formation stimulator Veg — MAKTLSDIKRSLDGNLGKRLTLKANGGRRKTIERSGILAETYPSVFVIQLDQDENSFERVSYSYADILTETVELTFDDTASSVAY, encoded by the coding sequence ATGGCGAAGACTTTGTCCGACATCAAAAGATCGCTTGATGGTAACTTAGGTAAACGTTTGACGTTAAAGGCTAACGGGGGCCGCCGTAAAACAATTGAGCGTTCGGGCATTTTAGCTGAAACGTACCCTTCTGTATTTGTGATTCAATTAGATCAAGATGAGAATTCGTTTGAAAGAGTTTCTTATAGTTATGCAGATATACTGACTGAGACGGTCGAATTAACGTTCGATGATACCGCTAGCTCAGTCGCCTATTAA